A stretch of Crossiella cryophila DNA encodes these proteins:
- the rpsP gene encoding 30S ribosomal protein S16 produces MAVKIKLMRLGKIRQPYYRIVVADARTRRNGKAIETIGKYHPKDEPSFIEVNAERAAYWLGVGAQPTEPVQRLLELTGDWQKYKGLPAPAEGTLKVKEPKVDKKSLFEAALAAAGEEPSTDATTPKSKKAPKKADKPAEEAPAAAAEGAEKAEDAGA; encoded by the coding sequence GTGGCCGTCAAGATCAAGCTCATGCGCCTTGGCAAGATCCGCCAGCCGTACTACCGCATCGTGGTCGCCGACGCGCGCACCCGGCGCAACGGCAAGGCGATCGAGACGATTGGCAAGTACCACCCCAAGGACGAGCCGAGCTTCATCGAGGTCAACGCCGAGCGTGCGGCGTACTGGCTGGGTGTCGGCGCGCAGCCGACCGAGCCCGTGCAGCGCCTGCTCGAGCTGACCGGTGACTGGCAGAAGTACAAGGGCCTGCCGGCCCCCGCCGAGGGCACCCTGAAGGTCAAGGAGCCCAAGGTCGACAAGAAGTCCCTGTTCGAGGCCGCGCTCGCCGCCGCCGGCGAGGAGCCGTCGACCGACGCCACCACGCCGAAGTCGAAGAAGGCCCCGAAGAAGGCCGACAAGCCCGCTGAGGAGGCCCCCGCGGCCGCCGCCGAGGGTGCCGAGAAGGCCGAGGACGCCGGCGCATGA
- a CDS encoding AAA family ATPase, giving the protein MVRARPHDLMLLAGLPGAGKSSLLRKLRASGPYTVLDSDQVRDPLAEWLPNLPYRCYRPLVHLLHHLRIVWAALTAPGPVLVHEPATRVTTRTWLSLLARLSGRRPRMLWLEVSPEQAREGQRARARVIRPHSFARHVRRALRISARLTAGRPLRGWPEVTLIYRSDVANGLKLELVGSRSR; this is encoded by the coding sequence GTGGTCCGAGCACGACCGCACGACCTGATGCTGCTCGCCGGCCTACCAGGGGCGGGCAAGTCCTCCCTGCTGCGCAAGCTGCGCGCCAGCGGCCCGTACACCGTGCTCGACTCCGACCAGGTCCGCGACCCGCTGGCCGAGTGGCTGCCGAACCTGCCCTACCGCTGCTACCGGCCGCTGGTGCACCTGCTGCACCACCTGCGCATCGTCTGGGCCGCGCTCACCGCGCCCGGCCCCGTGCTCGTGCACGAGCCCGCCACCAGGGTGACCACCCGCACCTGGCTGTCCCTGCTGGCCCGGCTCTCCGGCCGCCGGCCGCGGATGCTGTGGCTGGAGGTCAGCCCCGAACAGGCCCGCGAGGGACAGCGCGCCAGGGCCAGGGTGATCCGCCCGCATTCCTTCGCCAGACACGTCCGGCGGGCCCTGCGGATCAGCGCCCGGCTCACCGCCGGACGGCCGCTGCGGGGCTGGCCGGAGGTCACCCTGATCTACCGCTCGGACGTCGCGAACGGCCTGAAACTGGAGTTGGTGGGTTCGCGGTCGCGCTGA
- a CDS encoding amidohydrolase family protein has protein sequence MTQAPPAFHLRGVLLPEGEHRDLWIADGLISHEPVRAAQTLHEGGYLLPGLVDAHCHVGLGPNGAVELPEAVDQARTDRDAGALLLRDCGSPLDTRPLQERADLPRIIRAGRHLSRPKRYIPYISAELEHEELLPAAMAEQAADGDGWVKIVGDWIDRGTGDLAPLWSDRILTEAIAAAHAAGARVTAHVFSEDAVPGLVNAGIDCIEHGTGLTGDTIAEMARRGTALVPTLINIELFPGIAAKAGKYPRYAEHMLDLHARCADTMAAAIEAGVPVYAGTDAGGGIKHGRIADEIAALHRVGMSREAAIGAASWAAREWLGRPALTHGAPADLVVYAEDPRSDLGVLRSPELVVLGGHPYT, from the coding sequence GTGACCCAGGCACCACCAGCGTTCCACCTGCGCGGCGTCCTCCTCCCGGAGGGCGAACACCGGGACCTGTGGATCGCGGACGGGCTCATCTCGCATGAGCCCGTCCGCGCCGCCCAGACCTTGCACGAGGGCGGCTACCTGCTGCCCGGCCTGGTCGACGCGCACTGCCACGTCGGCCTTGGCCCCAACGGCGCGGTGGAACTGCCCGAGGCCGTCGACCAGGCCCGCACCGACCGCGACGCCGGCGCGCTGCTGCTGCGCGACTGCGGCTCCCCGCTGGACACCCGCCCGCTGCAGGAGCGCGCCGACCTGCCCCGGATCATCCGCGCGGGCAGGCACCTCTCCCGTCCCAAGCGCTATATCCCCTACATCAGCGCGGAACTGGAACACGAGGAACTGCTGCCCGCGGCCATGGCCGAACAGGCCGCCGATGGCGACGGCTGGGTCAAGATCGTCGGCGACTGGATCGACCGCGGCACCGGCGACCTGGCCCCGCTCTGGTCGGACCGGATCCTCACCGAGGCCATCGCCGCCGCGCACGCCGCCGGCGCCAGGGTCACCGCGCACGTCTTCTCAGAGGACGCGGTCCCCGGCCTGGTCAACGCGGGCATCGACTGCATCGAACACGGCACCGGCCTGACCGGGGACACCATCGCCGAGATGGCCCGCCGCGGCACCGCGCTGGTCCCCACCCTGATCAACATCGAGCTGTTCCCCGGCATCGCGGCCAAGGCGGGCAAGTACCCGCGCTACGCCGAGCACATGCTCGACCTGCACGCCCGCTGCGCCGACACCATGGCCGCCGCGATCGAGGCCGGCGTCCCGGTCTACGCGGGCACCGACGCCGGCGGCGGCATCAAACACGGCCGCATCGCCGACGAGATCGCCGCCCTGCACCGGGTGGGCATGAGCAGGGAGGCGGCCATCGGCGCCGCGTCCTGGGCCGCCCGCGAGTGGCTGGGCAGGCCGGCCCTGACCCACGGCGCACCGGCCGACCTGGTGGTATACGCCGAGGACCCGAGAAGCGACCTGGGTGTGCTGCGCAGCCCGGAACTGGTCGTGCTCGGCGGCCACCCGTACACCTGA
- a CDS encoding CPBP family intramembrane glutamic endopeptidase, protein MNAPQTPEPVGDPPAGLRWWAILRGLGERPADALFDTPAKPHRWGFGAFVVSFGAFLLVSVTLSALLRPAPGARIGQFELVAVLALPTLTGALVAVLITMLRGNGPLADLRLRWNWRHAGIGLAIGAIALVPTLYATRIWAAWVGNDQANSAVGKVLDGATMSPVLAVVVFLHLWLVGPLCEEIVYRGLLWGAVERLGWGRWAAFVLSTMVFAVAHFEPERTPLLLFIAIPMGLARMYTGGLLASIVVHQVNNLLPALGMLLIMTGVIPA, encoded by the coding sequence GTGAACGCACCGCAGACGCCGGAGCCGGTGGGCGATCCTCCAGCGGGGCTCCGCTGGTGGGCGATCCTGCGCGGCCTCGGCGAGCGCCCGGCGGACGCGCTCTTCGACACCCCGGCCAAACCGCATCGGTGGGGCTTTGGCGCGTTCGTGGTCTCCTTCGGTGCGTTCCTGCTGGTCTCGGTCACGCTCAGTGCACTGTTGCGGCCCGCCCCCGGCGCCCGGATCGGGCAGTTCGAGCTGGTCGCGGTGCTGGCCCTGCCCACCCTGACCGGCGCGCTGGTCGCGGTGCTGATCACCATGCTGCGCGGCAACGGCCCACTGGCCGACCTGCGGCTGCGCTGGAACTGGCGGCACGCCGGCATCGGCCTGGCCATCGGCGCGATCGCCCTGGTGCCGACCCTCTACGCCACCCGGATCTGGGCCGCCTGGGTCGGCAACGACCAGGCCAACTCCGCGGTCGGCAAGGTCCTCGACGGCGCGACCATGTCCCCGGTGCTGGCCGTGGTCGTCTTCCTGCACCTGTGGCTGGTCGGCCCGCTGTGCGAGGAGATCGTCTACCGCGGCCTGCTCTGGGGCGCGGTGGAACGCCTCGGCTGGGGCCGCTGGGCCGCGTTCGTGCTGAGCACCATGGTCTTCGCGGTCGCGCACTTCGAGCCGGAGCGCACCCCGCTGCTGCTGTTCATCGCGATCCCGATGGGCCTGGCCCGGATGTACACCGGCGGCCTGCTGGCCAGCATCGTGGTGCACCAGGTCAACAACCTGCTGCCCGCGCTGGGCATGCTGCTGATCATGACAGGGGTGATCCCGGCATGA
- the lepB gene encoding signal peptidase I — translation MADIVASQPQHNDPDDSTPAHGTPRAGAGASEEKPFHTKKPKKKGSFWKELPILIVVALLLTFLIQEFLARVYVIPSQSMEQTLHGCDGCTNDRVLVDKVTYRFSDPKPGDVVVFRGPDSWSPEIVGSRSSSSFIRWFQGLGSFIGLAPPDERDFVKRVIAVGGQTVQCCDDQNRLLVDGKPLTEPYLYWDPERNGGAQDQTRFGPITVPQGHLWMMGDNRNNSSDSRAEGHGPVPVANVIGKAQVIVLPPGRWQTIDDPNPQAAALGAAPWQAGIPAGIGMVGAVPTLWLIRRGLRPLRSRKKRDLD, via the coding sequence GTGGCCGACATCGTGGCTTCCCAGCCTCAGCACAACGATCCGGATGACTCCACCCCCGCCCACGGCACCCCGCGTGCCGGGGCCGGGGCGTCGGAGGAGAAGCCCTTCCATACGAAGAAGCCCAAGAAAAAGGGCTCCTTCTGGAAGGAGCTGCCGATCCTGATCGTGGTCGCGCTGCTGCTCACCTTCCTGATCCAGGAGTTCCTGGCCCGGGTGTACGTGATCCCGTCGCAGTCCATGGAGCAGACGCTCCACGGTTGCGACGGGTGCACGAACGACCGGGTGCTGGTCGACAAGGTGACCTACCGCTTCAGCGATCCCAAGCCGGGTGACGTCGTGGTCTTCCGCGGCCCCGACTCGTGGAGCCCGGAGATCGTGGGATCCCGCTCGTCGAGTTCCTTCATCCGCTGGTTCCAGGGCCTCGGTTCGTTCATCGGCCTCGCGCCGCCGGACGAGCGGGACTTCGTCAAGCGGGTGATCGCGGTCGGCGGGCAGACCGTGCAGTGCTGCGACGACCAGAACCGGTTGCTGGTCGACGGCAAGCCGTTGACCGAGCCCTACCTGTACTGGGATCCCGAGCGCAACGGCGGGGCCCAGGACCAGACCCGGTTCGGTCCGATCACGGTGCCGCAGGGCCACCTCTGGATGATGGGCGACAACCGGAACAACTCCTCGGACTCCCGGGCCGAGGGGCACGGTCCGGTGCCGGTGGCCAACGTGATCGGCAAGGCGCAGGTCATCGTGCTGCCGCCAGGCCGCTGGCAGACCATCGACGACCCGAACCCGCAGGCCGCCGCCCTTGGCGCCGCGCCGTGGCAGGCCGGGATCCCCGCGGGGATCGGCATGGTGGGCGCCGTGCCCACGCTGTGGCTGATCCGCCGGGGCCTACGTCCGCTGCGTTCCCGGAAGAAGCGGGATCTCGACTGA
- the rplS gene encoding 50S ribosomal protein L19 produces the protein MNILDALDAQSLRSDIPEFRPGDTLKVHVRVIEGSRERVQVFQGVVIRRQNGGIRETFTVRKVSFGVGVERTFPVHSPNLAKIELVTRGDVRRAKLYYLRNLRGKAAKIKEKRDTVPAK, from the coding sequence ATGAACATCCTGGACGCTCTGGACGCCCAGTCGCTGCGTTCTGACATCCCGGAATTCCGCCCGGGGGACACGCTGAAGGTGCACGTTCGCGTCATCGAGGGTTCTCGTGAGCGCGTGCAGGTCTTCCAGGGCGTGGTCATCCGCCGCCAGAACGGTGGCATCCGCGAGACCTTCACCGTCCGCAAGGTCTCCTTCGGCGTCGGCGTCGAGCGCACCTTCCCGGTGCACTCCCCGAACCTGGCCAAGATCGAGCTGGTGACCCGCGGCGACGTGCGCCGGGCCAAGCTCTACTACCTGCGCAACCTGCGCGGCAAGGCCGCCAAGATCAAGGAGAAGCGGGACACGGTCCCCGCCAAGTGA
- a CDS encoding CPBP family intramembrane glutamic endopeptidase, whose translation MTGAPDHADAPTPPTGFTRPAPPGSPAPPPGEPTAAAASPGQPPPTWPTAPQAEAPAAAAPAAAPHLSAPAALPPSVPAAAPPAGAAAQPHGLGQPPATFPVADIPGYGPAPAAPPSWSTYSAPMRDVDQNRDPYLHPTYYEAQQVAATRTSVHWGILVFVLGYGAFHLAGLIINAVMAGQFRGFDPAEPPVLGPLLLLSFAPNLLLGLVPAIASWWKGSGLRRDFGIVPTLRDLRVGLVCGAISIGAAFLINPIVFGLGGGSPPPATGIFAGNEGRTVWLALLALFLFIGAPLTEELLTRGALWGALEQYRVPRYAILVLTALVFSLMHQEPDRTLALFAQGVAMGWARMLTGRIGASIVAHAVNNLLPALIFFFGANLVPS comes from the coding sequence ATGACAGGGGCCCCAGACCACGCGGACGCGCCCACCCCACCCACGGGCTTCACCCGCCCGGCGCCACCCGGCAGCCCAGCCCCGCCACCCGGCGAGCCCACGGCCGCCGCGGCGTCCCCTGGCCAGCCGCCACCCACCTGGCCCACCGCACCGCAGGCCGAAGCACCCGCAGCCGCCGCCCCCGCCGCCGCGCCGCATCTCAGCGCCCCCGCTGCCCTGCCGCCCTCGGTCCCAGCCGCCGCGCCGCCCGCCGGTGCCGCCGCCCAGCCGCACGGCCTCGGCCAGCCCCCAGCCACCTTCCCGGTGGCCGACATCCCCGGCTACGGCCCCGCCCCGGCCGCACCCCCGTCCTGGTCCACCTACTCCGCCCCCATGCGCGACGTCGACCAGAACCGCGATCCCTACCTGCACCCCACCTACTACGAAGCCCAGCAGGTCGCCGCCACCCGGACCAGCGTGCACTGGGGCATCCTGGTCTTCGTCCTGGGCTACGGCGCCTTCCACCTGGCCGGACTGATCATCAACGCCGTGATGGCCGGTCAGTTCCGCGGCTTCGACCCCGCCGAACCCCCGGTGCTCGGCCCGCTCCTGCTGCTCTCCTTCGCGCCCAACCTGCTGCTCGGCCTGGTCCCGGCCATCGCGAGCTGGTGGAAGGGCAGCGGTCTGCGCCGCGACTTCGGCATCGTGCCCACCCTGCGCGACCTCAGGGTCGGCCTGGTCTGCGGCGCGATCTCCATCGGCGCCGCCTTCCTCATCAACCCGATCGTGTTCGGCCTCGGCGGCGGCTCCCCACCCCCGGCCACCGGCATCTTCGCCGGCAACGAGGGCCGCACCGTCTGGCTGGCCCTGCTCGCCCTGTTCCTGTTCATCGGCGCCCCGCTCACCGAGGAACTGCTGACCAGGGGCGCGCTCTGGGGCGCGCTGGAGCAGTACCGGGTGCCCAGGTACGCGATCCTGGTGCTCACCGCGCTGGTCTTCTCCCTCATGCACCAGGAACCCGACCGCACCCTGGCGCTGTTCGCCCAGGGCGTCGCGATGGGCTGGGCCAGGATGCTCACCGGGCGCATCGGCGCCAGCATCGTGGCGCACGCGGTGAACAACCTGTTGCCTGCGCTGATCTTCTTCTTCGGCGCGAACCTGGTGCCGTCCTAG
- the trmD gene encoding tRNA (guanosine(37)-N1)-methyltransferase TrmD has product MRLDVITIFPEYVSPLREALLGKALDRGLIQLGVHDLRDYAHDVHRSVDDSPYGGGPGMVMKPQVWGEALDAICPAEPTPRLIVPTPAGRPFTQAMAHAYAREQHLVFACGRYEGIDQRVVDAAARRMPVDEVSIGDYVLIGGEAAVLVMVEAVVRLLPGVLGNQASHEQDSFSDGLLEGPSYTRPEVWQDMPVPDVLRSGNHAAINRWRRDRALERTYHRRPELLAALPAESLDKHDRKLLEQLRAEEHPA; this is encoded by the coding sequence GTGCGCCTCGACGTCATCACCATCTTCCCCGAGTACGTCTCCCCGCTGCGGGAGGCGCTGCTCGGCAAGGCCCTGGACCGCGGCCTGATCCAGCTCGGCGTGCACGACCTGCGCGACTACGCGCACGACGTGCACCGCTCGGTGGATGACAGCCCGTACGGCGGCGGGCCGGGCATGGTGATGAAACCGCAGGTCTGGGGCGAGGCACTGGATGCCATCTGCCCGGCCGAACCCACCCCCCGGCTGATCGTGCCCACCCCGGCCGGCCGCCCGTTCACCCAGGCCATGGCCCACGCCTACGCCCGTGAGCAGCACCTCGTCTTCGCCTGCGGGCGCTACGAGGGCATCGACCAGCGGGTGGTGGACGCGGCCGCGCGGCGGATGCCGGTGGACGAGGTCTCCATCGGCGACTACGTGCTCATCGGCGGCGAGGCCGCGGTGCTGGTCATGGTCGAGGCGGTGGTCCGGCTGCTGCCGGGGGTGCTGGGCAACCAGGCATCGCACGAGCAGGACTCCTTCTCCGACGGGCTGCTCGAAGGCCCCAGCTACACCCGGCCCGAGGTCTGGCAGGACATGCCGGTGCCCGACGTGCTGCGCTCTGGCAACCACGCCGCGATCAACCGCTGGCGCCGGGACCGTGCCCTGGAGCGCACCTACCACCGCCGTCCCGAGCTGCTGGCCGCGCTGCCCGCGGAGTCGCTGGACAAGCACGACCGCAAGCTGCTCGAACAGCTCCGCGCCGAGGAGCACCCGGCCTGA
- the rimM gene encoding ribosome maturation factor RimM (Essential for efficient processing of 16S rRNA), translating into MSTEVVVGRIARSHGIRGELVVDVHTDEPDDRFAIGTVLTGKPRQGVARRLTVTAARPHAGRLLVSFEGIADRGAADSLRGVLLTVQVSELPEITEPDSFYDHQLEGLAAVDTTGAAIGVVREVIHGPGGELLVLDADGTELLVPFVAAIVPEVDLAGGRVVIDPPEGLFDQ; encoded by the coding sequence GTGAGCACCGAAGTGGTCGTCGGGCGTATCGCCCGGTCGCACGGCATCCGCGGCGAACTCGTCGTGGACGTGCACACCGACGAGCCGGACGACCGGTTCGCCATCGGCACCGTCCTGACCGGCAAGCCGCGTCAGGGCGTTGCCCGACGTCTCACCGTCACAGCCGCCCGGCCACACGCCGGGCGGCTGTTGGTGAGCTTCGAGGGCATCGCCGACCGCGGTGCCGCCGACTCCCTGCGCGGCGTCCTGCTCACCGTCCAGGTCAGCGAGCTGCCCGAGATCACCGAGCCGGACTCCTTCTACGACCACCAGCTCGAGGGCCTGGCCGCGGTGGACACCACCGGGGCGGCCATCGGCGTGGTGCGCGAGGTCATCCACGGCCCCGGCGGCGAGCTGCTCGTGCTCGACGCCGACGGCACTGAGCTGCTCGTGCCCTTCGTGGCCGCGATCGTGCCCGAGGTCGACCTCGCCGGCGGCCGGGTCGTCATCGACCCGCCCGAGGGCCTCTTCGACCAGTAG
- a CDS encoding ribonuclease HII: MAGAKVSPRPDDSKAELRPPRAVVRGSSGNWALQAALDRRGLGPVAGVDEAGRGACAGPLVVAACVLRPGDTRRFEGLTDSKLLTAATRDRMYDLVLDRSVAHSVVVVDPAEVDALGIHVVNLEGMRRAVARLSPHPGYVLTDGFRVPGLTAPNMPVIKGDQAVACVAAASVLAKVTRDRIMTELHQRHPRYGFDVHKGYSTAEHSAALRTHGPTDEHRWSYANVVAAAEEHGLTPPRRVKTGLLATARNGVAPVVQNVLVPPGRLAEGAAVSRRGVEGG; this comes from the coding sequence ATGGCTGGGGCCAAGGTGTCGCCCCGTCCGGATGACTCGAAGGCCGAGCTGCGCCCACCGCGAGCGGTGGTCCGCGGCAGCTCCGGCAACTGGGCGTTGCAAGCCGCGCTGGACCGGCGCGGCCTGGGCCCGGTGGCCGGGGTCGACGAGGCGGGACGGGGCGCGTGCGCCGGACCACTGGTGGTCGCCGCATGCGTGCTGCGCCCAGGCGACACCCGCCGGTTCGAGGGCCTGACCGATTCCAAACTGCTCACCGCGGCCACCCGCGACCGGATGTACGACCTGGTCCTGGACCGGTCGGTGGCACATTCGGTGGTGGTGGTCGACCCGGCCGAGGTGGACGCCCTCGGCATCCACGTGGTCAACCTGGAGGGCATGCGCCGGGCGGTGGCGAGGCTGTCACCGCATCCCGGCTACGTGCTCACCGACGGCTTCCGGGTCCCCGGCCTGACCGCCCCCAACATGCCGGTCATCAAGGGCGACCAGGCGGTGGCCTGCGTCGCCGCGGCCAGCGTGCTGGCCAAGGTCACCAGGGACCGCATCATGACCGAGTTACACCAGCGGCACCCGAGGTACGGCTTCGATGTGCACAAGGGTTACAGCACCGCGGAACACAGTGCGGCACTGCGAACCCACGGCCCCACCGACGAACACCGGTGGAGCTACGCCAACGTCGTGGCCGCCGCCGAGGAACATGGCCTGACCCCGCCCCGGCGGGTGAAAACCGGATTGCTCGCGACCGCCCGAAACGGCGTTGCCCCGGTAGTCCAGAATGTGTTGGTTCCACCAGGACGCCTCGCTGAGGGGGCGGCAGTGTCACGACGAGGGGTCGAAGGCGGATGA
- a CDS encoding LamB/YcsF family protein has translation MRLDLNSDLGEGFGIWRLGDDEALLDVVTSANVACGFHAGDPATMRRVCQAAARSGVAVGAQVSYRDLAGFGRRFIDADPAELADEVLYQIGALSACARAAGTEVRYVKPHGALYNAVVHHEAQAAAVVAGVRAFGELPVLGLPGSRLLAAAEAAGLPAVQEAFADRGYTPEGTLVPRSQPGALLTSTAEVVDRAVRLAERGQIVAVDGSVLASQARSLCLHGDTPGAVAHAIAVRSALTEAGVTLSAFA, from the coding sequence ATGAGGCTGGACCTCAACAGCGACCTCGGCGAGGGCTTCGGCATCTGGCGGCTGGGCGATGACGAGGCACTGCTGGACGTGGTCACCTCGGCCAACGTGGCCTGCGGCTTCCACGCGGGCGACCCGGCCACCATGCGCCGGGTCTGCCAGGCCGCGGCCAGGTCAGGGGTCGCGGTCGGCGCCCAGGTCTCCTACCGCGACCTGGCCGGCTTCGGCCGCCGCTTCATCGACGCCGACCCGGCCGAGCTGGCCGACGAGGTGCTCTACCAGATCGGCGCGCTCTCCGCGTGCGCCCGCGCGGCGGGCACCGAGGTCCGCTACGTCAAACCGCACGGCGCGCTCTACAACGCGGTCGTGCACCACGAGGCCCAGGCCGCCGCGGTGGTCGCCGGCGTGCGTGCCTTCGGCGAACTCCCGGTGCTCGGCCTGCCCGGCTCCCGGCTGCTCGCCGCGGCCGAGGCGGCCGGCCTGCCCGCGGTCCAGGAGGCATTCGCCGACCGCGGCTACACCCCGGAGGGCACCCTGGTCCCGCGCAGTCAGCCCGGCGCGCTGCTGACCAGTACCGCCGAGGTGGTGGACCGCGCGGTGCGGCTGGCCGAGCGCGGCCAGATCGTCGCGGTGGACGGATCGGTGCTGGCCAGCCAGGCCCGCTCGCTCTGCCTGCACGGGGACACCCCGGGCGCGGTGGCGCACGCGATCGCGGTCCGGAGCGCGCTGACCGAGGCAGGCGTCACGCTGTCCGCCTTCGCCTGA
- a CDS encoding RNA-binding protein codes for MTVLADALEHLVRGIVDHPDDVRVQLITTRRGRTLEVHVHPEDLGKVIGRGGRTATALRTVMSGIGGRGLRVDVVDTDR; via the coding sequence ATGACGGTACTCGCGGACGCTCTTGAGCACCTGGTCCGCGGCATCGTCGACCACCCGGACGACGTGCGCGTCCAGTTGATCACGACTCGCCGTGGGCGGACTCTCGAGGTGCACGTGCACCCCGAGGACCTCGGCAAGGTGATCGGCCGCGGCGGTCGCACGGCGACCGCCCTGCGCACCGTCATGTCCGGTATCGGCGGCCGCGGCCTCCGGGTCGACGTCGTCGACACCGACCGCTGA
- a CDS encoding DUF2469 domain-containing protein encodes MSAEDLEKYETEMELQLYKEYRDIVGQFAYVVETERRFYLANAVDVQVRNADGEVYFEVRMSDAWVWDMYRPARFVKNVRVITFKDVNVEELDKPDLRLPESGPFGQ; translated from the coding sequence ATGAGCGCGGAGGATCTCGAGAAGTACGAGACCGAGATGGAGCTTCAGCTCTACAAGGAATACCGCGACATAGTCGGTCAGTTCGCCTACGTCGTGGAGACCGAGCGGCGGTTCTATCTGGCCAACGCGGTGGACGTGCAGGTGCGCAACGCCGACGGCGAGGTCTACTTCGAGGTGCGCATGTCGGACGCGTGGGTGTGGGACATGTACCGCCCCGCGAGGTTCGTGAAGAACGTCCGGGTCATCACCTTCAAGGACGTCAACGTCGAGGAACTGGACAAACCAGACCTCCGCCTCCCCGAATCAGGCCCCTTCGGCCAATAG
- the ffh gene encoding signal recognition particle protein: MFDTLSDRLTSVLKNLRGKGKLSDADIDATCREIRIALLEADVALPVVRSFIAQIKERAKGAEVSQALNPAQQVVKIVNEELVAILGGETRRLNLAKTPPTVIMLAGLQGAGKTTLAGKLAKHLAGQNHTPLLVACDLQRPNAVNQLQVVGQRAGVPVFAPEPGNGVGDPVAVARLAIEEARKSQHDLVIVDTAGRLGVDEELMKQAADIRDAVQPDEVLFVVDAMIGQDAVSTATAFQEGVGFTGVVLTKLDGDARGGAALSVREVTGQPIMYASNGEKLEDFDVFHPDRMASRILGMGDVLTLIEQAEQVFDAQEAEKQAQKLGAGELTLEDFLQQMMAVRKMGPIANLLGMLPGAGQMKDAIAQVDEKQLDRVQAIIRGMTPAERADPKIINASRRQRIAKGSGVAISEINNLVNRFFDAKKMMQQMAGRFGIGGGSATRGGGKGRKGKKGKKGKGPTPPKIRGGFPGMGGMPGFPGGMPDLSGMPKGLNELPPALSNLDQLPPGFDPSKLKFDK; the protein is encoded by the coding sequence GTGTTCGACACCCTTTCCGACCGCCTCACATCGGTCCTGAAGAACCTGCGCGGCAAGGGCAAACTGTCCGATGCCGACATCGACGCGACCTGTCGCGAGATCAGGATCGCACTGCTCGAGGCCGACGTGGCGCTGCCCGTCGTGCGCAGCTTCATCGCGCAGATCAAGGAGCGGGCCAAGGGCGCCGAGGTCTCCCAGGCGCTGAACCCGGCCCAGCAGGTCGTCAAGATCGTCAACGAGGAACTCGTCGCCATCCTCGGCGGCGAGACCCGTCGGCTCAACCTGGCCAAGACCCCGCCCACGGTGATCATGCTCGCCGGTCTGCAGGGCGCCGGTAAGACCACCCTGGCCGGCAAGCTGGCCAAGCACCTGGCCGGGCAGAACCACACCCCGCTGCTGGTCGCCTGCGACCTCCAGCGGCCCAACGCGGTCAACCAGCTCCAGGTGGTCGGCCAGCGGGCAGGCGTGCCGGTGTTCGCGCCCGAGCCGGGCAACGGCGTCGGCGACCCGGTCGCGGTGGCCAGGCTGGCCATCGAGGAAGCCCGCAAGTCCCAGCACGACCTGGTCATCGTCGACACCGCCGGCCGCCTCGGCGTCGACGAGGAGCTGATGAAGCAGGCCGCGGACATCCGCGACGCCGTGCAGCCCGACGAGGTGCTGTTCGTGGTCGACGCGATGATCGGCCAGGACGCGGTCAGCACCGCGACCGCCTTCCAGGAGGGCGTCGGCTTCACCGGCGTCGTGCTGACCAAGCTCGACGGCGACGCCCGCGGTGGCGCCGCGCTCAGCGTCCGCGAGGTCACCGGCCAGCCGATCATGTACGCCTCCAACGGGGAGAAGCTGGAGGACTTCGACGTCTTCCACCCCGACCGGATGGCCAGCCGCATCCTCGGCATGGGTGACGTGCTCACCCTGATCGAGCAGGCCGAACAGGTCTTCGACGCCCAGGAGGCGGAGAAGCAGGCGCAGAAGCTGGGCGCCGGCGAGCTGACCCTGGAGGACTTCCTCCAGCAGATGATGGCCGTGCGCAAGATGGGCCCGATCGCCAACCTGCTCGGCATGCTGCCCGGCGCCGGGCAGATGAAGGACGCCATCGCCCAGGTCGACGAGAAGCAGCTGGACCGGGTGCAGGCGATCATCCGCGGCATGACCCCGGCCGAGCGGGCCGACCCGAAGATCATCAACGCCTCCCGGCGGCAGCGCATCGCCAAGGGCTCCGGCGTGGCGATCAGCGAGATCAACAACCTGGTCAACCGCTTCTTCGACGCCAAGAAGATGATGCAGCAGATGGCCGGACGCTTCGGCATCGGCGGCGGCAGCGCCACCAGGGGCGGCGGCAAGGGCCGCAAGGGCAAGAAGGGGAAGAAGGGCAAGGGCCCGACCCCGCCCAAGATCCGCGGCGGCTTCCCCGGCATGGGCGGCATGCCCGGCTTCCCCGGCGGCATGCCCGACCTGTCCGGCATGCCCAAGGGCCTCAACGAGCTGCCCCCGGCGCTGTCCAACCTGGACCAGCTCCCGCCCGGCTTCGACCCCTCGAAGCTGAAGTTCGACAAGTGA